In a single window of the Phycisphaerales bacterium genome:
- a CDS encoding threonylcarbamoyl-AMP synthase — protein sequence MSLVIINSSDTNAYVASLRAAAEALRSGALVLFPTETVYGVAAAAGNPTAVQRLRALKGLPPNRPFAVHLGQRAAAGRFLSRPTGLVRRLARRGWPGPLTLLCEERTPGETAAGRTLEPDARATVYYQDGIGLRCPDHPAATRLLQEVELPVIATSANRPGVPPPATLGEALAGFGAEVAFAIDGGRTRYQGASTLVEVRGNRWRVVRPGVIDERTVARMAVSRILIVCTGNSCRSPMAEALFREALARQLECPADELAARGYEVASAGTMAYADVTASTGAVEEMWRRGLDLSGHRSQPVTVELVHRAERVYVMTPEHRRAVLELVPGAAGRVELLDAAGPIPDPYGGPPEAYRACAEHLARAVGVRVEEFVHEDRSW from the coding sequence ATGTCGCTTGTGATCATAAACTCTTCGGATACGAATGCTTATGTCGCTTCGCTTCGGGCGGCGGCGGAGGCGTTGCGCTCCGGGGCGCTGGTCCTGTTCCCCACGGAAACCGTGTACGGGGTCGCCGCGGCGGCGGGGAACCCGACGGCAGTGCAGCGGCTGCGGGCCCTGAAGGGCTTACCACCCAACCGGCCTTTCGCTGTTCACCTGGGGCAGAGGGCGGCTGCGGGCCGCTTCCTGAGTCGCCCGACCGGGCTGGTTCGGCGGCTGGCACGCCGCGGGTGGCCCGGGCCACTTACTTTGCTCTGTGAAGAACGTACGCCAGGAGAAACCGCCGCCGGGCGAACACTGGAACCTGATGCCCGCGCGACCGTCTACTATCAGGATGGCATCGGACTGCGGTGCCCGGACCACCCGGCCGCGACCCGCCTGTTACAGGAAGTAGAATTACCCGTCATCGCCACCAGTGCGAATCGTCCGGGTGTGCCGCCCCCGGCAACGTTGGGCGAGGCGCTCGCGGGATTCGGAGCGGAAGTTGCGTTCGCGATCGACGGCGGCCGGACGAGGTACCAGGGCGCCTCGACACTGGTCGAGGTGCGTGGCAATCGTTGGCGCGTGGTTCGCCCCGGGGTGATTGATGAGCGGACGGTGGCGCGGATGGCGGTAAGCCGAATTCTCATCGTATGTACCGGGAACTCCTGCCGTTCCCCGATGGCGGAAGCGCTCTTCCGAGAGGCCCTCGCGCGGCAGTTGGAGTGTCCGGCGGACGAACTCGCGGCGCGTGGCTATGAGGTGGCCTCCGCGGGTACGATGGCGTATGCGGATGTGACGGCCTCTACGGGGGCTGTCGAAGAAATGTGGCGCCGCGGTCTCGACCTGTCCGGGCATCGATCACAGCCGGTGACCGTCGAACTCGTACATCGTGCGGAGCGTGTTTACGTCATGACCCCGGAGCACCGGCGCGCGGTTCTCGAGCTGGTTCCGGGTGCAGCCGGACGTGTGGAGTTGCTCGACGCGGCCGGTCCGATTCCGGATCCCTACGGAGGACCGCCGGAAGCGTATCGGGCCTGTGCGGAGCATCTGGCACGGGCTGTCGGCGTCCGGGTGGAGGAGTTTGTGCATGAAGATCGCAGTTGGTAG